The following proteins are encoded in a genomic region of Papaver somniferum cultivar HN1 unplaced genomic scaffold, ASM357369v1 unplaced-scaffold_10, whole genome shotgun sequence:
- the LOC113326193 gene encoding uncharacterized protein LOC113326193: protein NDVEKPEEGNKSLKKRRHDDESEEQSTENQKGGVELKKDSDANLKNGKLKKAKNLAISMAANAASLAREVKLIRSDLSFMQERCDMLEEENMRLRNGSDKPEEDDLVRLQLEALLAEKSRLATENANLIRENQCLHQLVEYHQLTCSSEDMDQTYEQVVRGMCLDF from the exons AATGATGTTGAAAAGCCAGAAGAGGGCAACAAAAGTTTGAAGAAGAGAAGGCATGATGATGAGTCTGAAGAACAATCTACTGAGAATCAGAAAGGAGGTGTCGAATTAAAGAAGGATAGTGATGCGAATTTGAAGAATGGGAAGCTCAAGAAAGCTAAAAAT CTTGCGATTTCGATGGCAGCAAATGCAGCTTCACTTGCTAGAGAAGTGAAACTGATTAGATCGGATTTGTCATTTATGCAAGAGAGATGCGATATGCTTGAGGAAGAGAACATGAGACTTCGCAATGGATCTGACAAACCTGAAGAAGATGATCTG GTGAGACTTCAATTGGAAGCTTTGCTTGCAGAGAAGTCACGATTAGCGACTGAGAATGCGAACCTAATTAGGGAGAACCAGTGTCTTCACCAGCTCGTTGAATACCATCAACTCACCTGCTCCTCAGAAGATATGGATCAAACTTATGAACAAGTTGTTCGCGGAATGTGCTTGGATTTTTGA